In the genome of Nitrospirota bacterium, the window CGGTCAGGTTTGAGTGCGACCGATTGAGCAAACCCGAAGGCGTAGTTGAATCTACGCTGAGGGGTTGCGATTGAGAAGCACACAAAGATGGCCGGAAGATGAGATGCATAAATGTATAGGTTATTTTATGACAGACCCTAATACCGATTTTGAGTGCTTTTTAATTCTGCTTTTTAATTCTTGTAATACCTTTCTTTTTTTGATAGCATACATCTTATGAATATCCCAACAATACCATACAGCATCCTTCAAAATCTGAATATAGCGATAGTTTACCTGTTTGGTTCACAGATACAAGGTTACACAAATCCACTGAGCGACATAGACATTGGCATTGTCTTTACAAGATATGAAGTTCTGAAAGACACTACCAATCTATACACTGACATCTACGACATTCTTACAGATATATTTCCATGCCCTCAGGAAGTAGATATTGTTTTTCTGCAACAAACATCTCCCGTTTTTCAATATGAAGTGATCAAATATGGCAAAGTCCTCTATGAAACAGATCCTCTGTTTCGCGCCGACTATGAAGAACAAGTTGCCAGGGAATATATGGACTTTGAGCCTGTCCTGCTTCATTATAGTGAGGCACTCCTATTGCGGCGATGAACAATTCACTACCTTTAAATAAAAAGAAACTTGAAAAACTCATCTTT includes:
- a CDS encoding nucleotidyltransferase domain-containing protein, which translates into the protein MNIPTIPYSILQNLNIAIVYLFGSQIQGYTNPLSDIDIGIVFTRYEVLKDTTNLYTDIYDILTDIFPCPQEVDIVFLQQTSPVFQYEVIKYGKVLYETDPLFRADYEEQVAREYMDFEPVLLHYSEALLLRR